One genomic segment of Ictalurus punctatus breed USDA103 chromosome 4, Coco_2.0, whole genome shotgun sequence includes these proteins:
- the si:ch211-216l23.2 gene encoding nuclear receptor coactivator 5, translating to MSSWARSARSRRRLSHLSRGGAKPFRPFRNQPYPGREERKDPHHEADSFENVEQSDDYANPTDYKTYEPSPQEPNVSSLKDGDKCSALYQRFYQHFHGDGAKQPADCVVLSLNNQKLDYAKSLGRCLQERGLVVEMLYLQAESGLTRALKDVRSDGSPLCILVEQTNVALSSCTVIIFSESLKIHRNMPREQALDLVMVEYGRASGARRQCDPAEAAARASELSDDYLDRAKLERHAVPSATRHLLLLMAEGLHLYPEELDSIAAYVHNRQDHLQATSPEVDGKVAPETTNSLPAGLGNPPPLLSIPVGSVPQLSEHQASSTGIAKPAHGHQMSVPDSYPKTKPPPLLSLNIPQGSPQGPPPHDPPPPNGPTASQAPSTSRGRPPPRIPSASETRPILYGPPPLHGPPPPKGPPLSRALCGPSPPHGPPAPHSSSASQNPQPLRAPIAPRGPPASHGAHPPRPHGPHNGPHGFHIHGPPPHGPPVQNGPSGLRAPPPLLRNLRMRNPAGPAPQAL from the exons ATGTCGTCGTGGGCGCGAAGTGCGAGAAGCAGGCGGAGGCTGTCTCATCTCTCCCGCGG TGGAGCGAAACCTTTTCGACCTTTCCGAAATCAGCCATATCCTGGTCGGGAGGAAAGAAAAGACCCACACCATGAAGCAGACAG CTTCGAGAATGTGGAACAGAGTGATGATTACGCCAATCCTACAGACTATAAAACATATGAACCTTCACCTCAGGAGCCAAATG TTTCTTCCCTGAAGGATGGAGACAAGTGCAGTGCCCTGTACCAGAGATTTTATCAGCATTTCCATGGAGATGGAGCCAAACAGCCTGCTGACTGTGTCGTGCTTTCGTTAAACAACCAGAAGTT GGATTACGCAAAATCATTAGGCCGCTGCTTGCAGGAGCGTGGCCTCGTGGTGGAAATGCTTTACCTGCAGGCGGAGTCAGGCTTGACCCGGGCCCTGAAAGATGTCCGCTCTGATGGTTCCCCTTTATGTATTCTCGTCGAACAGACTAATGTAGCTCTCTCCTCATGCACAGTAATCATATTTTCAGAGTCCCTCAAAA TTCACCGCAACATGCCCAGAGAGCAGGCTCTGGACTTGGTGATGGTGGAGTATGGGCGTGCAAGCGGTGCCCGGCGACAGTGTGACCCTGCGGAGGCAGCAGCAAGGGCTTCTGAGCTCTCTGATGACTACCTGGATCGGGCCAAGCTGGAGCGCCACGCTGTGCCCTCTGCCACGCGCCACCTGCTCCTCCTCATGGCTGAGGGCCTACACCTGTACCCAGAGGAGCTGGACTCCATTGCTGCGTATGTACACAACCGCCAGGACCATCTGCAAG CAACCTCTCCTGAAGTAGATGGCAAAGTGGCCCCTGAAACAACGAACAGTCTCCCTGCAGGTCTAGGGAATCCTCCACCCCTGCTCTCTATACCTGTCGGTTCTGTCCCCCAACTCAGTGAGCACCAGGCATCTTCCACTGGCATAGCCAAGCCAGCTCATGGGCATCAAATGAGTGTACCAG ACTCGTATCCCAAAACGAagcctcctcctcttctctcactGAACATTCCTCAAGGATCTCCTCAGGGTCCTCCACCTCATGATCCACCACCACCCAATGGTCCAACTGCATCTCAAGCTCCCTCTACCTCTCGTGGCCGTCCACCACCACGTATTCCCTCTGCCTCTGAGACTCGTCCAATACTCTATGGTCCTCCACCTCTCCATGGTCCTCCTCCTCCTAAAGGCCCCCCACTATCTCGTGCTCTTTGTGGCCCTTCACCACCCCATGGTCCTCCTGCTCCTCATAGTTCTTCTGCCTCTCAAAATCCACAACCATTAAGGGCTCCCATAGCACCAAGAGGACCACCAGCATCACATGGCGCACATCCACCAAGGCCTCACGGTCCTCATAACGGACCCCATGGCTTCCATATACATGGACCACCACCTCATGGTCCACCAGTGCAGAATGGCCCAAGTGGACTCCGAGCACCCCCACCCTTACTCAGGAACCTACGCATGAGAAATCCAGCAG GACCTGCACCACAGGCTTTGTGA